The Zygosaccharomyces rouxii strain CBS732 chromosome G complete sequence genome contains a region encoding:
- a CDS encoding urea carboxylase-associated family protein (conserved hypothetical protein): MQSISSQRPESTTYGLKKPKAAYFPQPGSKLYADKQLYENIASSDKKLVQTHWIKPRSAIAVEIPAKSVFRIRTPEGPQVGDLNIWNRHNPRERFWAARTRQLHSAHVSTLDRLWSNLPYLRPMVTIIGDTLNARHDEWGGRAHDTLGTRCDPYVEKLISGEDNDFHCHSNLTRAIMPHGLTEFDVHDVLNVFQVTGLNEYDQYFMETCPSDKDDYFECFAEQDLLVALSACPGGDLSQWDWGEDKENADSKGMLECCRPLAIEIYQLNDPETVLKDWKSPETPKYRGNHGLKQP, encoded by the coding sequence ATGCAGTCAATCTCATCCCAAAGACCTGAAAGTACCACATATGGGTTAAAAAAACCCAAAGCCGCTTATTTCCCACAACCAGGTTCCAAATTGTATGCTGATAAACAGTTATATGAGAACATTGCATCTAGCGACAAAAAACTTGTTCAAACCCATTGGATCAAGCCTAGAAGTGCAATAGCTGTCGAGATTCCAGCTAAAAGTGTTTTCCGTATACGTACCCCTGAGGGGCCACAAGTTGGTGATTTGAACATCTGGAATAGGCATAATCCAAGGGAAAGATTTTGGGCAGCTAGAACTAGGCAATTGCATAGCGCTCATGTTTCAACATTGGATAGATTATGGTCAAATCTACCATATCTAAGACCAATGGTGACAATTATCGGTGATACTTTAAACGCCAGACACGATGAATGGGGTGGTAGAGCGCATGATACACTAGGAACTAGATGTGATCCATatgtggaaaaattgattagTGGCGAGGATAATGATTTCCATTGTCATTCGAATTTGACAAGAGCTATTATGCCCCATGGATTAACCGAATTTGACGTTCATGATGTCTTGAACGTGTTTCAAGTTACTGGCCTCAACGAGTATGATCAATATTTTATGGAAACTTGTCCATCTGATAAGGATGATTATTTTGAATGCTTTGCGGAACAAGATTTATTAGTAGCGCTTTCTGCATGTCCCGGTGGTGATTTATCACAATGGGATTGGGGtgaagataaagaaaatgcGGACTCGAAGGGAATGCTTGAATGTTGTAGACCACTTGCAATTGAAATATATCAATTAAACGATCCTGAAACcgttttgaaagattggaaaTCTCCTGAAACACCTAAATATAGAGGTAACCATGGTTTGAAACAACCATGA
- a CDS encoding uncharacterized protein (some similarities with uniprot|Q03178 Saccharomyces cerevisiae YKL164C PIR1 Protein containing tandem internal repeats): protein MQFKNAMLVTAASLASTVSADGNPAQSWSTLTPSNTYKCGATEHSSSFGIAVQPINSSSKAKRDLISQIGDGQIQATTGTQPAGGNTKATSGPAPAPSATGTQPAGGNTKATSGPAPAPSATGNTGASKATPAPGAPGTPATAGTPGTPGTPGTPSTAGTPGTPGTPGTPATAGTPGTPGTPGTPATSAPSKTEGSAPAGSPATSAPAASAPGKTEGSAPAGSPATSAPAASAPGKTEGSAPAGSPATSAPAASAPGKTEGSASAGSAASSAAVASGTAQGGKTESKAQGGKTTTVPGGVSPKTSQVTKTAYANTTVVHSTTVTPRTTVSNGSTIATPQTVTTAVTAPCNNGQCAPGASAQAPGAQGAQGGNVSVIPGTTVPGTCIPGTTVPGKTVTVGAPAPSAPGAPGAPGAPAGSPAASAPAPGASAPGASAPGASGAPAGSPAASAPAPGASAPGASGAPAGSPAASAPAPGASAPGASAPGSSEGSTEAGKPSTVVGISQITDGQIQQQKVAVQSKIGSTTVLNPSSSEASATSSSNLSSSTSCPTGSPNLSGQSCKNDGSLSVTLKEGILTDNKGRIGSIVSNHQFQFDGPPPQAGAIYAGGWSITPEGNLALGDNDVFYQCLSGNFYNLYDESIGAQCQPIHLEAVDLVNC from the coding sequence ATGCAGTTCAAAAATGCTATGTTAGTTACCGCTGCCTCTTTGGCATCTACCGTCTCCGCTGATGGTAACCCAGCTCAATCATGGTCTACTTTGACCCCATCTAACACTTACAAATGCGGTGCTACTGAACACAGCTCTTCATTTGGTATCGCCGTTCAACCAATTAACAGCAGTTCTAAGGCTAAGAGAGATTTGATCTCTCAAATCGGTGACGGTCAAATCCAAGCTACCACTGGTACTCAACCAGCTGGTGGTAACACTAAGGCTACCTCAGGCCCAGCTCCAGCTCCATCCGCTACCGGTACTCAACCAGCTGGTGGTAACACCAAGGCTACCTCAGGTCCAGCCCCAGCTCCATCTGCTACCGGTAACACTGGTGCATCTAAGGCTACCCCGGCTCCAGGTGCTCCAGGTACTCCAGCCACTGCTGGTACTCCAGGTACTCCAGGCACCCCAGGCACTCCATCCACCGCTGGTACTCCAGGCACCCCAGGCACCCCAGGCACTCCAGCCACCGCTGGTACTCCAGGCACACCAGGTACCCCAGGTACTCCAGCTACCTCTGCTCCAAGTAAGACCGAAGGTTCCGCCCCAGCTGGTTCCCCAGCTACCTCTGCTCCAGCTGCTTCTGCTCCAGGTAAGACTGAGGGTTCTGCTCCAGCAGGTTCCCCAGCTACTTCTGCTCCAGCTGCTTCTGCTCCAGGTAAGACTGAAGGTTCCGCCCCAGCTGGTTCCCCAGCTACCTCTGCCCCAGCTGCTTCTGCTCCAGGTAAGACTGAAGGTTCTGCTTCAGCCGGTTCTGCAGCTTCCTCCGCTGCAGTTGCTTCTGGTACTGCCCAAGGTGGTAAGACTGAAAGCAAGGCCCAAGGTGGTAAAACTACTACCGTCCCAGGTGGTGTTTCTCCAAAGACTAGCCAAGTCACCAAGACCGCTTACGCTAACACCACCGTTGTCCACAGCACTACTGTGACTCCAAGAACCACCGTGAGTAACGGTTCTACCATTGCTACCCCTCAAACTGTCACCACTGCTGTGACTGCTCCATGTAACAACGGCCAATGTGCTCCAGGTGCTTCTGCTCAAGCTCCAGGCGCCCAAGGTGCTCAAGGTGGTAACGTTTCTGTCATTCCAGGTACCACTGTTCCAGGTACTTGTATCCCAGGTACCACTGTTCCAGGTAAGACCGTCACTGTAGGTGCTCCAGCCCCAAGTGCTCCAGGTGCTCCAGGTGCTCCAGGTGCCCCAGCCGGTTCTCCAGCTGCCTCCGCCCCAGCTCCAGGTGCTTCTGCTCCAGGTGCCTCTGCTCCAGGTGCTTCTGGTGCCCCAGCCGGTTCTCCAGCTGCCTCCGCCCCAGCTCCAGGTGCCTCTGCTCCAGGTGCTTCTGGTGCCCCAGCCGGTTCTCCAGCTGCCTCCGCCCCAGCTCCAGGTGCTTCTGCTCCAGGTGCCTCTGCTCCAGGTAGCAGTGAAGGTTCTACCGAAGCCGGTAAGCCATCTACTGTCGTTGGTATCTCTCAAATCACTGATGGTCAAATTCAACAGCAAAAGGTCGCCGTTCAATCTAAGATCGGTTCTACTACTGTTTTGAACCCATCTAGTTCCGAAGCTTCTGCTACTAGCTCCTCAAACCTATCTTCAAGCACATCTTGCCCAACTGGTTCTCCAAATCTATCTGGTCAATCCTGTAAGAACGATGGCTCTTTGTCCGTTACCTTGAAGGAAGGTATTCTAACTGATAACAAGGGTAGAATTGGTTCTATCGTTTCCAAccaccaattccaattcgaCGGTCCACCACCACAAGCCGGTGCCATCTACGCTGGTGGCTGGTCTATCACCCCAGAAGGTAACTTGGCTCTAGGTGACAACGACGTGTTCTACCAATGTTTGTCAGGTAACTTCTACAACTTGTACGACGAGTCTATCGGTGCTCAATGTCAACCTATCCACTTGGAAGCCGTTGACTTGGTTAACTGTTAA
- a CDS encoding uncharacterized protein (similar to uniprot|Q03178 Saccharomyces cerevisiae YKL164C PIR1 Protein containing tandem internal repeats): MQYQKTLASAALASAALSAYVPSEPWSTLTPSKTLPGGVRSYPSTFGISIQTVANGTNSNSEKSSDKKKHGKRAVSQIGDGQIQATTGAESSLAPKATSSAKPSAQAVSQITDGQIQATAGKESAAATGTTTYTPLSTKTSETTATAFETVTTGGTTTVQEKTSAQAVSQITDGQVQATTGKPTNAAAPTTTGGHTMKTTVAPVSQIGDGQIQATHSGEGSEAPKATVPAISQIGDGQVQATTAPQITTVTEGGKKTTSSYYVPEGTQSTSVTVNSKPTVVAVSQIVDGQIQADGMSGRPTVAGSASTTVTVKGKPTVAAVSQVQDGQIQADKPSTSSAAPAATSGVGASPSGVNGTSAATGASNTSSEVSSSDPVRAVSCKNNGTLGVTLNDGVLTDTKGRIGSIVSNHQFQFDGPPPQAGAIYAGGWSISQEGNLAIGDVETFYQCLSGNFYNIYDENIGDQCHPVHLEVIDLTDC; this comes from the coding sequence atgcaaTACCAGAAGACCCTAGCTTCTGCCGCTCTAGCTTCCGCAGCTCTATCCGCTTACGTTCCAAGTGAACCATGGAGCACTTTGACTCCAAGCAAGACTTTGCCAGGTGGTGTCCGTTCTTACCCATCTACTTTTGGTATCTCCATTCAAACCGTCGCTAACGGTACCAACTCTAATTCTGAAAAGAGTTCCgacaagaagaagcacGGTAAGAGAGCTGTATCTCAAATCGGTGATGGTCAAATTCAAGCTACTACTGGTGCTGAATCTTCCCTAGCCCCAAAGGCTACTTCTTCTGCTAAGCCATCTGCTCAAGCAGTTTCTCAAATCACTGATGGTCAAATCCAAGCTACTGCTGGTAAGGAATCTGCTGCTGCAACTGGTACTACCACTTACACTCCATTGAGCACTAAGACTTCTGAAACCACCGCTACTGCTTTTGAAACCGTTACTACTGGTGGTACTACCACTGTTCAAGAAAAGACTTCTGCCCAAGCTGTCTCTCAAATCACTGACGGCCAGGTCCAAGCTACTACTGGTAAGCCAACCAACGCTGCCGCACCAACTACCACTGGTGGTCACACTATGAAGACTACTGTTGCTCCAGTTTCTCAGATCGGTGATGGTCAAATCCAAGCCACTCACTCTGGTGAAGGTTCTGAAGCTCCAAAGGCTACTGTTCCTGCTATCTCCCAAATTGGTGATGGTCAAGTTCAAGCTACTACTGCCCCACAAATCACTACCGTGACTGAAGGTGGTAAGAAGACTACTTCTAGCTACTACGTTCCAGAAGGTACTCAATCTACTTCAGTTACCGTGAACAGCAAGCCAACCGTTGTTGCTGTTTCTCAGATCGTCGATGGTCAAATCCAAGCCGATGGTATGTCTGGTAGACCAACTGTTGCCGGCTCCGCTTCTACCACTGTCACTGTGAAGGGTAAGCCAactgttgctgctgtttCCCAAGTCCAAGATGGTCAAATCCAAGCTGACAAGCCATCCACTTCCTCTGCTGCTCCAGCTGCAACTTCTGGTGTCGGTGCATCTCCTTCAGGTGTTAACGGTACTTCTGCTGCCACTGGTGCATCTAACACCTCTTCTGAAGTCTCCTCTTCTGACCCAGTTAGAGCCGTTTCTTGCAAGAACAACGGTACTTTGGGTGTTACCTTGAACGACGGTGTTTTGACTGATACTAAGGGCAGAATTGGTTCTATCGTTTCCAAccaccaattccaatttgaCGGCCCACCACCACAAGCTGGTGCCATCTACGCTGGTGGCTGGTCCATCTCTCAAGAAGGTAACCTAGCCATTGGTGACGTTGAAACTTTCTACCAATGTTTGTCTGGTAACTTCTACAACATCTACGATGAGAACATTGGTGACCAATGCCACCCAGTTCACTTGGAAGTCATTGACTTGACTGACTGCTAA
- the FAR1 gene encoding cyclin-dependent protein serine/threonine kinase inhibiting protein FAR1 (similar to uniprot|P21268 Saccharomyces cerevisiae YJL157C FAR1 Cyclin-dependent kinase inhibitor that mediates cell cycle arrest in response to pheromone also forms a complex with Cdc24p Ste4p and Ste18p that may specify the direction of polarized growth during mating potential Cdc28p substrate), whose product MLPMQNTVRTPKNKTTFDKKVHTPPSVEQDARKSKLLKNLSGKVFRRASLKSQQSTTLDSIELFNNVGNSMSMKRSTPKPLNLSQPLTPPPSVKGQKKELQQQRHQKDTFRLSTSSSSGSIKTAKLDSPIHLFSPLRPKSSKSNGIKPINLRNSLRSASTSSSIRSHPIIWTETVEDPYLEEDSPTYLCSISKNISNVSSSAGRRRFVSEQCSMCAEGMNSIFPGETVVQMTCSHASHYECYLAMYESHYREGKWPQCRTCHKVSKPVDEDVIHKMTSSLLTRRESTSSIIEQHLMNARLSDSASSAVFDFTPRDQLITSADISSDGFKTPLRIPRVTTNYENDDTELSYENLFGSGIPTSDSNTASVVVEESRRVSDSNSDCDGDDQLDLKIEINPLLNNHYSITAQLPRDKHGKNCCKANPKRNQHILQEKNILILQVESFVKREVDPKDEFGSLSIFDQISYSTDGERWDENTLVCFFEKCLILFDLFEMKTIGKIPIEQVCHVNRLSETTLIIDLKNRTLPEIYFAFPPHLRNHKSVLEKWKYYLMQPGREPELEFMSDTAWEIFPEDMAPALMGIVGDNKRFVCNQCAKPWENGTQEVPLQLIVCLSLCQRREEDGAQYRQRIIGGLHKMLESLNDRDLLGVVTVGRNGSGEIGEFGSFVGTVSKNWSGWKEYIDELETVDGPCFQTPLKEFNRVWETCYRLVSTSSSLLEGEDQNQFSKQIVLMTDDARIQRQGGKNKFEEIIKNHYGFDVTRIPPSTSTLSLCENISSTVTNLHQKRFKDLEVTLQGNVIFKFGNMAPGEKKTLYSEHQKNSMRLAARGNNANCVRIPYHAQWFNLRTSAEEKIHRFASYNSRSS is encoded by the coding sequence ATGCTACCAATGCAAAACACAGTTCGAACACCGAAGAATAAGACTACTTTCGACAAGAAAGTCCACACACCTCCAAGTGTCGAGCAGGATGCTAGAAAGTCTAAATTGCTGAAAAATCTCTCTGGCAAGGTCTTTAGAAGAGCCAGTCTTAAATCTCAACAGAGTACGACTTTGGATTCTATTGAGCTCTTCAATAACGTTGGTAACTCTATGTCGATGAAGAGATCTACACCAAAGCCATTAAACCTGAGTCAACCATTGACGCCTCCACCAAGTGTGAAAGGACAGAAAAAGGAgctacaacaacaacggcATCAAAAGGATACTTTCCGATTGTCTACTTCTAGTTCCTCTGGATCAATTAAAACGGCTAAGTTAGACTCACCAATACATCTTTTTTCACCACTTAGACCCAAAAGTTCCAAATCAAATGGGATCAAGCCTATAAATTTGAGGAATTCGTTGAGATCTGCCTCCACTTCAAGCAGCATCAGAAGTCATCCTATAATATGGACCGAGACAGTGGAAGATCCATATCTAGAAGAAGATTCTCCAACATATTTGTGCAGCATCTCGAAAAATATCTCTAACGTTAGTTCCTCTGCTGGTCGGAGAAGGTTTGTCTCTGAGCAGTGTAGTATGTGTGCTGAAGGTATGAATAGTATTTTCCCCGGTGAAACTGTGGTACAGATGACTTGTTCCCATGCTAGTCATTATGAATGTTATTTGGCCATGTATGAATCCCATTATAGAGAAGGTAAATGGCCACAATGTAGAACCTGTCATAAAGTTTCTAAGCCAgtggatgaagatgttaTTCATAAAATGACATCGAGCCTCTTGACTCGTAGAGAGAGCACTTCTTCTATTATTGAACAACATCTAATGAATGCAAGATTATCTGATAGCGCAAGTAGTGCTGTGTTTGACTTTACTCCAAGGGACCAATTAATCACGTCTGCAGACATTTCTTCAGATGGGTTCAAAACCCCGCTACGGATACCAAGAGTTACTACCAACTACGAGAATGACGATACGGAATTGTCGTATGAAAATTTGTTTGGAAGTGGAATTCCGACTTCAGATAGTAACACTGCAAGCGTTGTAGTGGAGGAAAGTCGAAGGGTAAGTGATAGTAATAGTGATtgtgatggtgatgatcaGCTGGATCTAAAGATCGAAATCAACCCATTACTAAATAACCATTATTCGATAACCGCTCAGCTTCCAAGGGATAAACACGGCAAGAACTGTTGCAAGGCGAACCCTAAGCGTAACCAACACATTTTACAGGAAAAGAACATATTAATATTACAAGTTGAAAGCTTTGTGAAAAGAGAAGTTGACCCTAAGGACGAATTTGGatctttatcaatattCGATCAAATCAGTTACTCAACAGATGGTGAACGTTGGGATGAGAATACGCTGGTATGTTTCTTCGAAAAATGTTTGATACTTTTCgatctttttgaaatgaaGACAATTGGCAAGATTCCAATCGAACAGGTTTGTCATGTTAATCGATTAAGTGAAACCACATTGATTATTGACTTGAAAAATAGAACATTACCAGAAATTTATTTTGCATTTCCACCCCATTTGAGGAATCACAAATCCgtattggaaaaatggaAATACTATTTGATGCAACCTGGAAGGGAACCAGAATTAGAATTCATGTCGGATACAGCCTGGGAGATTTTCCCCGAAGATATGGCACCAGCACTAATGGGAATTGTCGGTGACAATAAGCGGTTCGTCTGCAATCAATGCGCTAAACCATGGGAAAACGGGACCCAAGAAGTGCCTTTGCAATTGATTGTATGTTTGAGCCTTTGCCAGAGACgggaagaagatggtgcACAGTACAGACAAAGAATTATTGGTGGTCTTCACAAAATGTTAGAGTCATTGAACGATCGAGACCTTCTGGGAGTCGTCACCGTTGGTAGAAATGGCAGTGGTGAAATTGGCGAATTTGGATCGTTTGTCGGTACAGTctcaaaaaattggtctGGCTGGAAGGAATATATCGATGAACTAGAAACCGTAGATGGTCCATGTTTCCAAACGCCTTTAAAGGAATTTAACAGAGTATGGGAGACTTGCTACCGGTTAGTAAGTACATCCTCGTCTCTCTTGGAAGGtgaagatcaaaatcaattctcTAAACAAATTGTCCTTATGACTGATGATGCTAGAATTCAAAGGCAAGGCGGTAAAAacaaatttgaagagattatCAAAAATCATTATGGCTTTGACGTGACTCGCATACCAccatcaacatcaacacTTTCTCTGTGTGAAAATATCTCTTCAACCGTGACTAACTTGCACCAAAAGAGGtttaaagatttagaaGTTACATTACAGGGGAACgtaattttcaaatttggaaatATGGCACCAGGTGAAAAGAAGACCCTCTATAGCGAGCATCAGAAGAATTCAATGCGCCTTGCAGCTCGCGGTAATAATGCCAACTGCGTCCGCATTCCCTATCATGCCCAATGGTTCAATTTGAGAACTTCAGCAGAAGAGAAAATCCATAGGTTCGCTTCATATAATAGTCGTAGCTCATAG
- the SSY5 gene encoding Ssy5p (similar to uniprot|P47002 Saccharomyces cerevisiae YJL156C SSY5 Component of the SPS plasma membrane amino acid sensor system (Ssy1p-Ptr3p-Ssy5p) which senses external amino acid concentration and transmits intracellular signals that result in regulation of expression of amino acid permease genes), with protein sequence MVRLFGLSKKSSKKSSDDSGNTSSRSDENRVNADSESDTTSEIRIKHGSGSGDSIYDDDSTHEGPSTRSSSVFSKGRYTHGSSSISARSNNDAQGSMDNVGKPLRVIDHKKFSSLNTVSEEDANELDTGVEEGSVLASRVSSSRVLRLEQVEKELLNLEESLVELMDDIHQNVTNMSKAVIEAIEFFKKFMPNFSGKLPFRISFERNSSLRAITKMTLHFLDNLLVSEVFGNSRSILMRRYMQFLKKLNISMDRDQNPQTLPYMTNFCIDADCNLPKRDSIGKIIEEFSTQDSSLIADQEGAFIAPILRGLSRRSAILTVMFGVPEPHQKHYEIINALYSLFPDVHFFCVKDYIKPCADVADVPAMPMEFELPKTSLGTSFIPPYRLATNVFEPPISMSLSADHSLKSTGTLGGYLFPQIEKNHKLSQFAGASFAITCSHVVLSETHDYPHVSTPSKVLQTAYRNTLLEENHRYPQESQESKAFLEEVARVEAHMKWQDENKFGQVVWGERSIINHKLSDFAIIKVDQKYKCENSLGAGLTTVPDPTLRFRNMYVKEKILKCKPGLQVFKIGASTNYTSGQINAAKLVYWADGALQSSEFVVSSPLPLFASAGDSGSWILTKLENQPGLGCVGMLHSYDGEQKQFGLFTPIGDILQRLHAVTGVLWDIDVETD encoded by the coding sequence ATGGTTagattatttggattgaGTAAAAAATCTTCTAAGAAGAGTAGTGATGATTCTGGTAATACTTCCTCAAGATCTGATGAAAATCGAGTTAACGCGGATAGTGAGTCAGATACAACTTCTGAAATAAGAATAAAGCATGGCAGTGGTAGCGGTGATTCCATATATGACGATGATTCTACTCATGAAGGGCCGTCGACTAGGTCTTCATCAGTTTTTTCGAAAGGTAGATATACACATGGTTCGTCCTCTATTAGTGCGAGGTCAAACAATGATGCTCAAGGTAGTATGGATAATGTAGGAAAACCGTTGAGAGTCATTGATCACAAGAAGTTTTCCAGTTTAAATACAgtttctgaagaagatgcaaatgaattggatacGGGGGTGGAAGAAGGATCTGTACTAGCTTCTAGAGTCAGTTCTTCGAGAGTATTACGTTTAGAACAAGTGGAGAAAGAGTTGTTGAATTTAGAAGAGAGTCTAGTGGAGTTAATGGACGATATACATCAGAACGTCACCAATATGTCGAAAGCGGTTATTGAGGCtattgaattcttcaagaaGTTTATGCCTAATTTTAGCGGCAAATTGCCCTTTAGAATATCTTTTGAGAGAAATTCCTCACTAAGGGCGATCACAAAGATGACTCTACATTTTTTGGATAATTTATTAGTCTCAGAAGTATTTGGTAATTCAAGATCAATTCTCATGAGAAGGTACATGCAATTCCTGAAAAAGTTAAACATCTCCATGGATAGAGATCAAAATCCTCAAACTTTGCCATATATGACGAATTTCTGCATTGATGCAGATTGTAATTTGCCAAAAAGGGATAGTATAGGTAaaatcattgaagaattttcaaCGCAAGATTCCTCTTTGATTGCAGATCAGGAAGGTGCATTCATTGCGCCCATTCTAAGAGGGTTATCTCGTAGATCTGCCATTCTAACGGTCATGTTTGGAGTACCTGAACCACACCAGAAACATTATGAGATTATCAACGctctttattctttgttTCCGGATGTTCATTTCTTCTGTGTAAAGGATTATATTAAACCTTGCGCTGATGTAGCGGACGTTCCAGCAATGCCAATGGAATTTGAATTACCAAAGACTTCCCTTGGAACTTCGTTTATTCCACCATACCGATTAGCGACTAACGTCTTTGAACCGCCAATTTCGATGTCATTATCAGCAGACCATAGTCTCAAGAGTACCGGTACTCTAGGAGGCTATTTATTTCcacaaattgaaaaaaacCACAAATTGTCTCAATTCGCCGGTGCTTCATTTGCCATTACTTGCTCACATGTCGTACTATCAGAGACCCATGACTATCCGCACGTATCAACACCTTCTAAAGTTCTACAAACCGCCTACAGGAATACtcttttggaagaaaatcACAGGTACCCACAGGAATCTCAAGAGTCTAAAGCATTCCTGGAGGAAGTTGCTCGTGTAGAAGCTCATATGAAATGGCAGGATGAGAATAAATTTGGTCAAGTGGTTTGGGGGGAGAGATCTATTATTAATCATAAACTTTCAGATTTTGCAATTATTAAAGTGGATCAGAAATATAAATGCGAAAACTCTTTGGGGGCAGGCCTCACTACGGTGCCAGATCCGACTTTAAGGTTTCGAAACATGTATGTCAAGGAGAAAATTCTCAAGTGTAAACCTGGTTTACAAGTGTTCAAAATTGGTGCTTCAACAAATTATACTTCGGGGCAGATAAATGCCGCTAAGTTAGTATACTGGGCAGATGGTGCCTTGCAAAGTAGCGAATTTGTTGTCtcttcaccattaccacTATTTGCCAGTGCAGGTGATTCAGGTTCCTGGATCCTTACTAAACTAGAGAATCAACCAGGTCTGGGCTGCGTTGGTATGCTGCACTCCTATGACGGTGAACAAAAACAGTTTGGCCTTTTCACACCGATTGGCGACATCTTACAGAGGCTACATGCAGTTACAGGGGTACTATGGGACATTGACGTTGAAACTGATTAA
- a CDS encoding uncharacterized protein (similar to uniprot|Q03178 Saccharomyces cerevisiae YKL164C PIR1 Protein containing tandem internal repeats) has product MQFKSTLASAALTSSALAHYGADQSWSTLTPSGTYQGAKSSYSATFGIAVQTIANSSTHTASQVKRAAPVTQIGDGQIQATTATPSPSPKPSAQPISQIGDGQIQATTGTPSSKPSPKPSAQPISQIGDGQIQATTGTPSSKPSPKPSAQPISQIGDGQIQATTGTPSSKPSPKPSAQPISQIGDGQIQATTGTPSAKPSAQPISQIGDGQIQATTGTPSAKPSAQPISQIGDGQIQATTGTSSKPSAQPVSQIGDGQIQATTRTTTSCSTTSAKPSENAASQIADGQVQATGNSTRTTLSPSSNTDAAPSLTTSAGAVQTAASDGVAGAQACKNNGTLQLKLEDGILHDIKGRIGSIVSNRQFQFDGPPQAGAIYAAGWSITPEGNLALGQADVFYQCLSGNFYNLYDENIGDQCHPVHLEVLELVDC; this is encoded by the coding sequence ATGCAATTCAAAAGTACTCTAGCTTCTGCTGCTTTGACTTCCTCCGCTTTGGCTCACTACGGTGCTGATCAATCATGGTCCACTTTGACCCCATCTGGTACTTACCAAGGTGCTAAATCTTCTTACTCTGCTACTTTCGGTATCGCAGTTCAAACCATTGCTAACAGCTCCACTCACACTGCTTCTCAAGTGAAGAGAGCTGCTCCAGTCACTCAAATTGGTGATGGTCAAATCCAAGCTACTACTGCTACTCCATCTCCATCTCCAAAGCCATCTGCTCAACCAATCTCTCAAATTGGTGACGGTCAAATCCAAGCTACCACTGGTACCCCATCTAGCAAGCCATCTCCAAAGCCATCTGCTCAACCAATCTCTCAAATTGGTGACGGTCAAATCCAAGCTACCACTGGTACCCCATCTAGCAAGCCATCTCCAAAGCCATCTGCTCAACCAATCTCTCAAATCGGTGACGGTCAAATCCAAGCTACCACTGGTACTCCATCTAGCAAGCCATCTCCAAAGCCATCTGCTCAACCAATCTCTCAAATCGGTGACGGTCAAATCCAAGCTACCACTGGTACCCCATCTGCTAAGCCATCCGCTCAACCAATCTCTCAAATTGGTGATGGTCAAATTCAAGCTACTACTGGTACTCCATCAGCTAAGCCATCTGCTCAACCAATCTCTCAAATTGGTGATGGTCAAATCCAAGCTACTACTGGTACATCTTCTAAGCCATCTGCTCAACCAGTTTCTCAAATTGGTGACGGTCAAATCCAAGCTACTACCAGAACCACCACTTCTTGTTCTACCACTTCTGCTAAGCCATCTGAGAACGCTGCATCTCAAATCGCTGACGGTCAAGTTCAAGCTACTGGTAACAGCACCAGAACCACTTTGAGCCCATCTTCTAACACCGATGCTGCTCCATCTTTGACTACTTCTGCTGGTGCCGTTCAAACCGCTGCTTCTGACGGTGTTGCTGGTGCTCAAGCTTGTAAGAACAACGGTACTCtacaattgaaattggaagacGGTATCTTGCACGATATTAAGGGTAGAATCGGTTCTATTGTCTCTAACAGACAATTCCAATTCGACGGTCCACCACAAGCTGGTGCCATCTACGCTGCTGGCTGGTCTATCACCCCAGAAGGTAACTTGGCTCTAGGTCAAGCTGATGTCTTCTACCAATGTTTGTCTGGTAACTTCTACAACTTGTACGACGAAAACATTGGTGACCAATGCCACCCAGTCCACTTGGAAGTTCTAGAATTGGTCGACTGTTAA